Below is a genomic region from Candidatus Krumholzibacteriia bacterium.
GCCGAGAAGCTCCACTCCGTGTACCGGGAGCGGGGAAAGGCGTTCCCGCAATCTTCGGGCATAGTACGGGTTCTCTGCGCCGCCCCCACAGAGGTAGAGGGCATCAAGTCCTTCTGTTTCCAGGGCCCGGGACGAGGACTCCACACTCAGCTCGAGAAGGGTCGCAAGAAGGTCCTCCAGCCCGATGCGTTCAGCAAGAAGTTTCCGTTCTTCCCCCCCCAGGAAGTCCTCCCCGAAAAGTTCCCGCCCTGTGGACTTGGGCGGCTTGCGGGAGAAATAGGGATGGGAAAGCCACTCGTCCAGAAGCTCTTTGTGTACTATTCCAGACGCGGCCATCGCACCGTCCCGGTCGCAGGGGAGATTCTGTAACTGCCGGCAAGTCTGGTCCATGAGCGAATTGCCCGGGCCCGTGTCCCAGGCGCGAACTCCCTCGATTCCCCGGCCCGGGGGCAAGAGTGTCAGGTTGGCAATTCCCCCCAGATTCAGAATCCCACGAAATTCCGATTCGTCTCTTCGAAGAAGGGCATCGGCCAGCGGAACCAGCGGGGCGCCCTCTCCTCCGAGGGCAAGGTCGGGAGAGCGAAAGTCCCCCACGGTCTCGATCCCCGTAAGTGCGGCAAAGACCGAGGGGTTTCCCAGTTGAAGCCCGAAACCGGACTGGGGTTCATGATGGAGAGTCTGTCCGGGAAATGCGGCCAGTTCGGCGGCGGGATCCTCATCGGGGAAGGACTCCCGAACGAAACGGGCAAACTCGCGGGCGACCTCAAAATGCAGTCGGGCGAACTCGCTTGCGGGGAATGACACTCCCCGAGCCATGGAGTCCAGCGTCACGCGCAAATCTTCGGGCCAGGCGGTCTCCCGAAACTCCAGATCCGTGCAGCGAAGGTTCTCCAGATCGCCCTCGATGCGAAGGCGCAGGAGATCCATCCCGTCCAGACTGGTTCCACTCATCGTGCCGATGACCCGCAAAAGGACTCCTTTGCCGCTTCCCGGGAGTCTAGTTCCGGGAAGCTCCATCGTCACGGCTTTTCGATTGCAAAAGCAGGGTGAAGGAAAAACGGAACTCCGTGTCCAGGGCAAGAGCGGAGCGAAGCTGCCAGCGGCGAAGAGAGTGTTGGGTTTTCAGGCTCAGCCTTGCACCTCGTCCCCGAAGCATAATGGGGCGAGGAAGAAGGGGAGCCCCCTCCAGACTGCGAAAATCGGGAACTCCCTCCGCATTGCTATAGAAGATCAAACCATAGTCCAGTCCTGCGACAGACTCCTTTCCATCAAAAGACAAGAGAACCGAGGGACTTTCAAAGCCTCTCCGCCCTCGAAGGCGCAGACCCCGTGACTGAGTCCGACACTGGAACTCCCAGTCCAGTGATTCCAGAATCTCTACCCTGGGAAAAGCGGCCAGACCGCTCTGATCTTCCTCTTCCCTTTCCCGAAGAAGCCGCAATGAAAAACGGGTCGCCTGAATTCTGGTGCCGGCACAAGCTTCCAGACGCCGCTTCCCCAAACCGAGCCCGGCCCCCTCCCGATAGCGAAGAGCCAGAGTGCCCTTGATGAAGGCAGTCCGGATTCGCAGGTGAACCTTGCTCTCCAATCCGCTCCCCAGAGAAAGCAGACCCATCCCCGTGCTTTCTTCCGGCAGTGTCCCCCGAAGCAAGAGACTGGAGTAGGAAAGACGGGAATCGCCCAATGGCAGGATGCCCCGAATCTCCAGAGCCTCTGCCCATTCCTTCCGAAGCCCTGCTCGCACAAACTCGAGAGACAGCTCTCTGCCTTCTTCCTGAAATCGCTTTGACAGGGAGAAGAGCGGACAGTCCGGGCGTCCGGTTTTCCGATAATGCAACAAGGTGGATTTTGCCCCGAGATAGACCTCGGGGCTTCCCTCCACAAGAAGGAGAAGTGCCCGGGAATGCCCCAGTGCGAGACTGATCTCTCCGGCCCGGGACGCAGGAACAGGGAAAAGTCGAGGCAAGGAGGAAGCGGGACTCACGGAAGAATCCAGCGAGGGCCGCGAGCGGCGATTTTCCTCCAGAAGCCCTCCCCGTCGGGCCTCATATTGTCCC
It encodes:
- a CDS encoding anhydro-N-acetylmuramic acid kinase, which encodes MRVIGTMSGTSLDGMDLLRLRIEGDLENLRCTDLEFRETAWPEDLRVTLDSMARGVSFPASEFARLHFEVAREFARFVRESFPDEDPAAELAAFPGQTLHHEPQSGFGLQLGNPSVFAALTGIETVGDFRSPDLALGGEGAPLVPLADALLRRDESEFRGILNLGGIANLTLLPPGRGIEGVRAWDTGPGNSLMDQTCRQLQNLPCDRDGAMAASGIVHKELLDEWLSHPYFSRKPPKSTGRELFGEDFLGGEERKLLAERIGLEDLLATLLELSVESSSRALETEGLDALYLCGGGAENPYYARRLRERLSPLPVHGVELLGVASSAKEAMDFAVLAYCSRLDYPVSLSSVTGALRSAPAGCFSSPRGRDFPGGS